From a single Labrenzia sp. PHM005 genomic region:
- the rpiA gene encoding ribose-5-phosphate isomerase RpiA, protein MSDHFKQLAAERAAEDVTSGMRLGIGTGSTAEFFVRALAKRIDDGLDIIGVPTSERTAELASSLGVKLTTLEEMPELDLTVDGADELDANLALIKGGGGALLREKIVAAASKQMIVIADGSKNVPTLGQFPLPIEVVPFGQEATRRAILSALADLGLPQKLELRVAGGQAFVTDGGHVIFDAHLERIENPALLAEALVEIPGVVEHGLFLKLASKAYVAGEDGVKTITPASILANFGCRRILRRTAKESKK, encoded by the coding sequence ATGAGCGATCACTTTAAGCAGCTGGCGGCTGAGCGGGCAGCGGAAGACGTTACTTCTGGAATGCGCCTTGGGATTGGGACTGGTTCGACTGCTGAGTTTTTCGTCCGGGCACTGGCCAAACGGATTGATGATGGCTTGGACATTATCGGTGTACCAACATCTGAACGCACAGCGGAGCTGGCCTCCAGCTTGGGCGTAAAGCTGACCACTCTGGAAGAAATGCCGGAGCTGGATCTTACGGTCGATGGAGCGGATGAACTTGACGCAAACCTTGCCCTGATCAAGGGGGGAGGTGGTGCGCTTTTGCGAGAGAAAATCGTCGCAGCCGCGTCCAAGCAGATGATTGTGATTGCCGATGGCAGCAAGAATGTTCCAACGCTTGGTCAGTTTCCATTACCGATCGAAGTTGTGCCGTTTGGACAGGAAGCCACACGCCGCGCAATCTTGTCTGCGCTGGCCGATTTGGGCCTGCCGCAAAAACTGGAACTTCGCGTTGCTGGCGGACAAGCTTTCGTCACAGATGGCGGGCATGTAATCTTCGATGCGCATCTTGAGCGGATCGAAAACCCAGCCCTGCTTGCTGAAGCTTTGGTCGAGATACCGGGCGTCGTCGAACACGGTCTTTTCCTGAAACTTGCATCGAAGGCTTACGTGGCCGGAGAAGATGGGGTAAAGACGATTACGCCTGCGTCGATTTTAGCGAATTTTGGTTGCCGGAGAATACTCCGGAGGACCGCCAAGGAGTCAAAGAAATGA
- a CDS encoding methyl-accepting chemotaxis protein codes for MFKIKRKLNTSPTSATNALDNSGTVEDTKDDTLEDGKTSSDIMVHALDSLEGDLKVAAKSIDVAASKVQDKLGTQADILEEIKSGSQVLTDQATMAGQNVTELTASIQNLSSASAEIGTQVGVSNDLAVEARDVADQANQGVLQLKSAIEDIANVVGLISDIAKQTNLLALNATIEAARAGEAGRGFAVVAGEVKALSVETQSATEQIVANIDKLNHSAELSLGSVSRIIDVIGQIRPSFAAVEDAVQTQVETTALVGQKAEETDTFVQEVVRRVDKIRTSADQAEANGARVREAGDEMNVTTKALQSRFAMMIRQMEAGDRRKNDRLPAKIAGTFTSGKVTGRLETRDLSRGGVLFKTENHDLLRNGSQIRLELKGLGSTDAKIVGVSEAGCHCSFTDPDARFLAELEQKIAQIHQSYAKDVDTAQSGAARITSAMEDLVARRVLTLNDLFDTDYQPISGTDPLQVSTRALKALENTLPNIQEDILGRNKGMAFCAAVDRNGYLPVHNLIFSKPQKPDDPTWNVANCRNKRIFDDRAGLTAARNTRPFLIQSYPRDMGGGNIVWMKEVDAPIFVQGRHWGGFRTAYKL; via the coding sequence ATGTTCAAAATAAAAAGGAAGTTGAACACTTCTCCCACCTCAGCAACAAACGCACTGGATAATTCTGGCACTGTTGAAGATACTAAGGATGATACGCTCGAGGACGGCAAAACCTCCTCCGACATCATGGTCCACGCTCTCGATAGTCTGGAAGGTGATCTAAAGGTCGCCGCAAAAAGTATCGATGTTGCGGCGAGCAAGGTTCAAGACAAACTCGGCACGCAAGCTGACATTCTTGAGGAAATCAAATCCGGCAGCCAGGTGCTCACTGACCAAGCGACCATGGCCGGGCAAAATGTTACCGAACTTACCGCCTCGATCCAGAATCTGTCCTCAGCAAGCGCTGAAATCGGCACCCAAGTCGGTGTTTCGAACGATCTTGCGGTAGAAGCCAGGGATGTTGCCGATCAGGCAAACCAAGGCGTTCTTCAACTCAAAAGCGCCATCGAAGATATTGCCAATGTAGTCGGGTTGATTTCTGATATCGCCAAACAAACCAACCTTTTGGCCCTCAATGCCACTATCGAGGCAGCGCGCGCAGGTGAAGCCGGTCGCGGATTTGCCGTTGTCGCCGGTGAAGTCAAAGCCCTATCCGTTGAAACTCAATCGGCAACAGAACAAATTGTCGCCAACATAGATAAGCTGAACCATTCAGCTGAGCTCAGCCTCGGTTCGGTAAGCCGCATCATAGATGTGATCGGCCAGATCCGGCCGAGCTTTGCTGCCGTCGAAGACGCTGTTCAAACACAGGTAGAGACCACCGCTCTCGTTGGCCAAAAGGCCGAAGAGACCGATACTTTTGTTCAGGAAGTTGTCCGCCGGGTCGATAAAATCAGAACGTCTGCGGATCAAGCGGAAGCAAATGGGGCCCGTGTCCGCGAAGCTGGTGACGAGATGAACGTCACCACTAAGGCACTGCAGTCACGCTTTGCCATGATGATCCGGCAAATGGAGGCTGGTGACCGACGAAAGAACGACCGCCTGCCAGCAAAAATTGCCGGAACGTTTACATCTGGAAAAGTGACTGGCCGCCTGGAAACCCGGGACCTTTCGAGAGGTGGGGTACTGTTTAAAACGGAGAACCACGACTTGCTTCGAAACGGTTCTCAAATCCGCCTTGAGTTGAAGGGTCTCGGATCCACTGACGCAAAGATCGTCGGTGTTTCCGAAGCTGGTTGCCACTGCTCGTTCACCGATCCCGATGCGCGTTTCCTGGCCGAGCTAGAGCAAAAGATTGCCCAAATCCATCAAAGCTATGCAAAAGACGTGGACACAGCACAGTCCGGGGCAGCGCGTATTACATCAGCAATGGAAGACTTGGTTGCCCGGCGGGTTCTGACGTTGAATGATCTTTTCGACACAGACTACCAGCCGATTAGCGGGACCGATCCTTTGCAGGTTTCGACCCGGGCTCTCAAAGCGCTGGAAAACACCCTCCCGAATATCCAGGAGGACATTCTTGGCCGCAATAAAGGCATGGCTTTTTGTGCGGCCGTCGATCGCAACGGCTATCTCCCGGTCCATAACCTCATCTTTTCCAAACCGCAAAAACCTGATGATCCAACCTGGAATGTCGCCAACTGCAGGAACAAGCGGATCTTTGATGATCGCGCAGGTCTAACCGCGGCGCGCAACACACGCCCGTTCCTAATTCAGTCCTACCCGCGCGACATGGGCGGTGGAAACATCGTCTGGATGAAGGAAGTCGATGCGCCGATTTTCGTGCAAGGGCGGCATTGGGGCGGTTTCAGAACAGCTTATAAACTGTGA
- the gph gene encoding phosphoglycolate phosphatase (PGP is an essential enzyme in the glycolate salvage pathway in higher organisms (photorespiration in plants). Phosphoglycolate results from the oxidase activity of RubisCO in the Calvin cycle when concentrations of carbon dioxide are low relative to oxygen. This enzyme is a member of the Haloacid Dehalogenase (HAD) superfamily of aspartate-nucleophile hydrolase enzymes (PF00702).) produces the protein MSVLVFDLDGTLVSSMEDLVATLNAVLSKAGHGTVPQEKVSNMVGMGAKVLLQRGLDYLDVAWTDETIAPLFEDFLEHYAANIAVHTRPFGGVLPALERFRAEGWKLAICTNKSERLTLPLLEELGMTQYFDAVVGGDTFSVSKPDAAPVLGAIERAGGQTAGSIMIGDSITDINAARAAGIPVIAVDFGYTPVPVTELGPDRVISHFDELADVVAALSLAQSA, from the coding sequence ATGTCTGTTCTCGTTTTTGATCTCGACGGTACGCTTGTCTCGTCCATGGAGGATCTCGTGGCAACGCTCAACGCAGTCTTGAGCAAAGCCGGGCATGGCACGGTCCCCCAGGAAAAAGTGAGCAACATGGTAGGCATGGGCGCAAAGGTGCTTTTGCAACGAGGCTTGGATTATTTGGATGTTGCCTGGACCGACGAGACGATCGCTCCGCTTTTCGAAGATTTTCTAGAGCATTATGCCGCTAACATAGCCGTCCACACACGCCCTTTCGGGGGCGTACTCCCGGCTTTGGAGCGCTTCCGGGCGGAGGGTTGGAAACTTGCGATTTGCACCAATAAATCAGAACGCCTGACCCTGCCGCTTCTGGAGGAACTCGGCATGACACAGTATTTTGATGCCGTGGTCGGCGGCGACACGTTTTCTGTGTCCAAACCTGATGCTGCCCCAGTTCTTGGTGCAATTGAGCGCGCAGGCGGCCAGACAGCCGGTTCCATCATGATTGGGGACAGCATCACGGATATCAACGCCGCCCGCGCGGCGGGCATCCCGGTGATTGCTGTTGATTTTGGCTACACTCCCGTTCCGGTCACCGAGCTTGGGCCGGACCGGGTGATTTCTCATTTTGATGAGCTGGCGGATGTAGTCGCCGCTCTCTCGTTGGCTCAATCAGCGTAG
- a CDS encoding tetratricopeptide repeat protein: protein MATQAANNPIREKLLKGISLQKSGEYEKAQRVYKQVVKKAPKNPDGLHLLGVTYRQLGFPKRALEYIRKAIALSPNQSVFYANLARTMMDLGTDPDSLLVICNKALDLNPREREARNIKGIALTKKKEYHEAELIFQGLIGEDPDYKDAYRNFATLLMEADKTEHAVNFFIKAVMMEPDNPENYILRARCRLKLEQYEPSQYELSEALRRFPDNADVNHEAARLLFRMNETSQAISYARIAYEKDPDDYHKCVTLGVNLLMHGDNQESLEVMKAASRLAPESNKTVEWNLALAYLANGDLKNGWKHHPARFQDPTAKVHRRTFDVPAWKGEDISDKTVLVWTDQGLGDALKAGTMLPELISRAGHIIVEMSEKGAALFRHSFPNTTCRKSRMNENFEATSSDYDVHANIADLVSFFRPTIQSFKDAPCPVFSFEKDRAIEYLQRLNGHQDKPVIGFSWRSQNLAVARARFYLSAPGIAPVLESRDAIFVNLQYKTIDKEIAFLKQKFPEKFHYFEDVDLFDDLMGAAALTACCDFVVSANTSVADMAGILNIPSIRFGQEEAALLLGQDNPPWYPSMTYMHPYKDKPCSEFVPEIIKEMDRQLENWTPERRNKRLGL from the coding sequence ATGGCAACGCAGGCCGCGAATAATCCCATCAGAGAAAAACTGCTCAAGGGTATTTCCCTGCAGAAATCCGGCGAATATGAAAAAGCGCAGCGGGTTTATAAGCAGGTTGTCAAAAAGGCCCCCAAAAACCCAGATGGCTTGCATCTGCTCGGGGTAACCTATCGGCAACTCGGTTTTCCGAAACGCGCGCTGGAGTACATCCGGAAAGCCATTGCACTCAGCCCAAACCAATCGGTTTTCTATGCCAATTTAGCCCGAACCATGATGGACCTTGGAACGGACCCAGACAGTCTTTTAGTGATTTGCAACAAAGCCTTAGATCTAAATCCTAGAGAACGGGAAGCCCGCAATATCAAGGGCATCGCGCTTACAAAAAAGAAGGAATATCATGAAGCTGAGCTGATCTTCCAAGGCCTGATAGGGGAAGACCCTGATTACAAGGATGCCTACCGGAATTTTGCGACACTCCTGATGGAGGCGGACAAGACAGAACACGCAGTCAACTTCTTCATCAAAGCGGTGATGATGGAGCCTGACAATCCAGAAAACTACATTTTGCGAGCACGGTGCCGTTTGAAATTGGAGCAATACGAGCCATCTCAATATGAATTGTCAGAAGCGCTGAGGCGGTTTCCGGACAACGCGGATGTCAATCATGAGGCAGCCCGTCTTCTTTTCCGCATGAACGAGACCAGTCAAGCCATTTCCTATGCTCGCATCGCCTACGAGAAAGATCCGGACGATTACCACAAATGCGTAACCCTCGGTGTCAATCTCCTCATGCACGGCGATAACCAAGAGTCGCTGGAGGTTATGAAAGCCGCCAGTAGGCTAGCGCCTGAAAGTAACAAAACCGTAGAATGGAACCTGGCCCTGGCGTATCTCGCCAACGGCGATCTCAAGAACGGTTGGAAACACCATCCAGCGCGTTTCCAAGATCCGACAGCGAAAGTCCACCGCAGAACTTTCGATGTGCCAGCCTGGAAAGGTGAGGATATCTCCGACAAGACGGTATTGGTTTGGACCGACCAAGGCCTCGGTGATGCGCTTAAAGCTGGCACCATGCTGCCAGAACTGATTTCTCGGGCAGGCCACATTATTGTCGAAATGTCCGAAAAAGGAGCGGCTCTCTTCCGGCATTCCTTCCCGAATACGACGTGCCGTAAGTCGCGCATGAACGAGAACTTTGAAGCCACTTCCTCAGACTACGATGTACACGCAAACATTGCGGATTTGGTGTCGTTCTTCAGACCGACCATCCAATCCTTCAAAGATGCTCCTTGTCCTGTCTTTTCATTCGAGAAAGACCGGGCCATTGAATATCTGCAACGCCTAAATGGGCATCAAGACAAACCAGTGATAGGGTTCTCCTGGCGTTCGCAAAACTTGGCGGTTGCACGCGCAAGATTCTATTTATCTGCACCTGGAATTGCACCGGTTCTGGAATCGCGGGACGCGATTTTCGTCAATTTGCAATACAAAACGATCGACAAGGAAATCGCATTTCTGAAACAGAAGTTCCCTGAGAAGTTCCATTACTTCGAAGACGTTGATCTCTTCGATGATCTCATGGGCGCAGCCGCGCTGACCGCTTGCTGTGATTTCGTCGTTTCTGCAAATACAAGTGTTGCCGATATGGCCGGTATTCTCAATATCCCGTCCATCCGTTTCGGCCAGGAAGAGGCAGCTCTTCTCCTAGGCCAGGACAATCCGCCCTGGTATCCGTCCATGACCTATATGCACCCATATAAAGACAAGCCGTGCTCAGAGTTCGTGCCTGAAATCATCAAGGAAATGGACCGTCAACTAGAGAATTGGACCCCAGAGCGGCGGAACAAACGTCTGGGACTCTAA
- a CDS encoding class I SAM-dependent methyltransferase, producing MASIFETLEELGVASKATQEVFASRTRDRDNVTVYRDSSSGVIYIDGFYGGDEVYEDGAYRQANEALIGKRDYEVMTDAARRMAAYRPYVTGKHIVEFGCGDGSFLHAVQNEAQSCCGVELQDDYVTALNANGISCHTSLSALPDNSMDSALSFHVLEHLPEPKPILQELYRVLKPGGLLVAEVPHAKDVLLNELKSEAFKAFTLWSQHLVLHTRDSLSRLLASSGYGDIVIEGVQRYPLSNHLTWLSAGKPGGHKSTLAAIDTPDLQRSYEAALNRIDVTDTLVAIARKPA from the coding sequence ATGGCGAGTATTTTTGAGACTTTGGAAGAACTGGGTGTTGCCAGCAAAGCGACCCAAGAAGTTTTCGCCTCCCGAACCCGGGACCGCGACAATGTTACGGTCTACCGCGACAGCTCATCTGGCGTGATCTACATCGACGGCTTCTATGGTGGCGACGAAGTCTATGAAGATGGAGCCTATCGTCAGGCAAATGAAGCCCTGATTGGCAAACGCGACTATGAAGTTATGACCGACGCGGCACGGCGCATGGCGGCATACCGGCCCTATGTTACGGGCAAACACATCGTCGAATTCGGCTGCGGCGACGGGTCCTTCCTGCATGCGGTTCAAAACGAAGCGCAGAGCTGCTGCGGTGTTGAACTTCAAGACGATTATGTGACCGCGCTCAACGCCAACGGCATTTCCTGCCATACGTCCTTGTCGGCCCTGCCGGATAACTCCATGGACAGTGCGCTCAGCTTCCATGTCTTGGAACACCTGCCGGAGCCGAAACCGATCCTTCAAGAACTCTACCGGGTTTTAAAACCGGGCGGTCTGCTGGTCGCTGAAGTGCCACATGCAAAAGATGTCTTGCTGAATGAATTGAAAAGCGAAGCGTTCAAAGCATTCACGCTGTGGAGCCAGCATCTCGTGCTGCATACCCGCGACAGTCTTTCCCGTCTGCTTGCTTCTTCTGGATATGGCGACATCGTCATAGAAGGCGTGCAGCGTTATCCTTTGTCGAACCATCTGACCTGGCTTTCCGCCGGAAAACCAGGTGGGCATAAATCGACGCTGGCGGCGATTGATACACCTGATTTGCAGAGATCCTACGAAGCCGCGCTCAACCGGATTGACGTCACGGACACATTGGTCGCGATCGCCCGCAAACCGGCCTGA
- a CDS encoding cytidylyltransferase domain-containing protein gives MERVAVIIPARGGSKGIPGKNIKPFLGLPLVAHSIRAAQAAETVSDVIVSSDDDEILAVAREYGAEGLKRPDDISGDEASSESAVLHAISETEACQAADTIVFLQCTAPLTSAAEIDQVVRTRGEKDADTAFSVVEVHAFLWQIAEDGSGIGINHDASKPRQRRQERPQEFRETGAIYALRKGGFVKAGERFFGRSVPVVLPDAVEIDLDTPRDWLALEAYAKAAGYQPETIQPAGS, from the coding sequence ATGGAACGGGTCGCAGTGATCATCCCCGCGCGCGGCGGGTCAAAAGGCATTCCGGGAAAGAACATCAAGCCTTTTTTGGGGCTGCCTTTGGTCGCCCATTCCATCCGTGCGGCACAAGCAGCCGAAACGGTTTCCGATGTGATTGTCTCCAGCGACGATGACGAGATACTTGCCGTTGCTCGGGAATATGGCGCCGAAGGCCTCAAACGGCCGGATGACATATCTGGTGACGAAGCTTCCTCCGAATCTGCAGTGCTTCATGCCATATCGGAAACGGAAGCCTGTCAGGCCGCGGATACCATCGTCTTTCTGCAATGTACGGCACCGCTGACAAGCGCGGCCGAAATCGACCAGGTTGTCCGCACACGGGGCGAAAAAGATGCAGACACCGCTTTTTCGGTCGTCGAAGTACATGCTTTTCTTTGGCAAATCGCAGAAGACGGCTCGGGTATCGGCATCAACCATGACGCCTCTAAGCCGCGTCAGCGGCGCCAGGAGCGGCCGCAGGAATTCCGGGAAACCGGGGCCATCTATGCATTGCGGAAGGGCGGCTTTGTCAAAGCCGGTGAGCGGTTCTTCGGCCGCAGCGTGCCTGTTGTTCTGCCGGATGCGGTTGAGATCGATCTCGACACACCGCGCGATTGGCTCGCGCTTGAAGCCTATGCAAAAGCAGCCGGTTATCAGCCGGAGACGATCCAACCAGCTGGAAGCTGA
- a CDS encoding GDP-mannose 4,6-dehydratase, translating into MAKMLITGISGQDGAFLARGLLERGHEVHGAMRRGSTSKTERLNELGIREKIKYCTLEVTEFANVQNVLNEIRPDHIYNLAAQSFVADSFQFPHYTSDVNYMGVLNILEAMRILKLDAKLYQASTSEMYGDVLEKPQTEKTPFNPLSPYAVSKLGAHSLVVNYRQAYDMFATSGILFNHESELRGLEFVTRKITSWLAEIKLQGRDAMPLGNLSSVRDWGYAPEYTDMMIKMLDHDQPDDFVISTNTEYTVREFLFMAAQEVGFDLHSEGEGMDEKCYDRKTGKLIAYVDPRYFRASDVVYLRGDNTKAQEMLGWKPEVLAPEIARRMAIYDLKKAAVNNPGL; encoded by the coding sequence ATGGCTAAAATGCTGATTACCGGAATTTCCGGCCAGGACGGTGCATTTCTGGCGCGCGGCCTGCTTGAGCGCGGTCATGAAGTTCATGGCGCCATGCGCCGTGGCAGCACATCCAAGACCGAACGCCTCAACGAGCTTGGGATCCGGGAAAAGATCAAATACTGCACGCTGGAAGTCACGGAATTTGCCAATGTGCAAAACGTTTTGAACGAAATCCGGCCGGACCACATCTATAATCTGGCCGCTCAGAGTTTTGTCGCCGACAGCTTCCAGTTCCCGCATTACACCTCCGATGTGAACTACATGGGAGTTCTGAACATTCTGGAAGCGATGCGTATCCTGAAACTGGATGCCAAGCTTTATCAGGCGTCGACTTCGGAGATGTACGGCGATGTGCTGGAAAAGCCGCAAACGGAAAAAACGCCGTTTAATCCGCTGAGCCCTTATGCGGTCTCCAAGCTCGGGGCGCATTCTCTGGTCGTGAACTACCGGCAAGCCTACGACATGTTCGCGACCTCCGGCATTTTGTTCAATCACGAGTCTGAGCTGCGCGGCCTGGAGTTTGTCACCCGCAAAATCACGAGCTGGCTTGCAGAGATCAAGCTGCAGGGCAGGGACGCCATGCCGCTTGGAAACCTGAGCAGCGTGCGCGATTGGGGCTACGCACCTGAATACACCGACATGATGATCAAGATGCTGGATCACGACCAGCCGGATGATTTTGTTATCTCGACTAACACCGAATACACCGTGCGCGAATTCTTATTCATGGCGGCCCAGGAGGTCGGGTTCGATCTACATTCGGAAGGCGAGGGCATGGACGAGAAGTGTTATGACCGTAAGACCGGCAAACTGATCGCCTATGTCGATCCGCGGTATTTCCGGGCGTCCGATGTGGTTTACTTGCGTGGTGACAACACCAAGGCCCAGGAGATGCTGGGCTGGAAGCCGGAAGTCCTTGCGCCAGAAATTGCCCGGCGCATGGCGATTTATGATCTGAAAAAAGCTGCGGTCAACAATCCTGGACTTTGA
- a CDS encoding N-acetylneuraminate synthase family protein — protein MKIIAELGINHRGSSEIAEQLIDIASEAGAWGAKFQYRAKAGFYQAISEIGDEILSREIDESYISPDEILRLARLIQKKGMKAGVSFFKFSDAADFGDKISEFDFFKVPSAELMNEELVTAMAGLGKPLILSTGGHSEDDIFKALEATKDVPEIAYLHCISNYPVLLGNQQMKFIDTLKQKTDADIGYSSHDQDWEVCLIAAANGATVFERHLTLDKHGKGIDDSSSSDPDEFVRMCRMLNAFDTVQGSGRRDINQGERINMQNLGSSLYASQDIAAGEALSEANVVVKAPRKGLTWADVQKRGLTAVRRPVGEGTAISDLHFTEPKPPLEPELVAFCDEKQLSIPLRLHDAQVLQSRFPIQNNELHLSYEEVATFGASMADGLEKLDLTRHYSIHIPDYIDSKTLIDPMSAEDDTRIRSLKVIETCVDLALELEQRTGAGVPIVGSFSRLLPEGKRATYERLQQVLYEAGRDRGAPIYPQWLPRIAWYFGGADVLDLFCGEDDIDIITEISMEVCLDLSHLILSANYSKADWRQWCDRLMPLARHIHIADAVGIDGEGIEFGEGDLGDPSQYVDGPGRKVLEVWQGHLSEGDGFDKAIRQLGEQNG, from the coding sequence ATGAAGATCATTGCCGAACTTGGCATCAACCACCGCGGTTCTTCCGAGATCGCGGAGCAGCTCATTGATATTGCCAGTGAAGCTGGGGCTTGGGGTGCCAAGTTTCAGTACAGAGCCAAGGCCGGGTTTTACCAGGCAATCAGTGAGATCGGTGATGAGATCCTCAGCCGAGAAATCGATGAAAGCTATATCTCACCAGACGAAATCTTACGCCTTGCCCGTCTCATTCAAAAAAAGGGCATGAAGGCCGGGGTCAGCTTTTTTAAATTCTCAGACGCCGCTGACTTCGGTGACAAGATCTCCGAATTTGATTTCTTCAAAGTGCCGTCTGCCGAGCTGATGAATGAAGAGCTGGTCACCGCGATGGCGGGGCTCGGAAAACCGCTGATACTGAGCACCGGAGGTCATTCAGAGGACGATATCTTCAAGGCGCTTGAAGCCACCAAGGATGTGCCGGAGATTGCTTATCTCCATTGCATCTCAAACTACCCGGTTCTGCTCGGCAATCAGCAGATGAAATTCATCGACACCTTGAAGCAAAAGACCGATGCGGACATCGGCTATTCCAGTCATGACCAGGATTGGGAAGTCTGTTTGATCGCAGCGGCCAATGGAGCAACCGTTTTTGAACGGCATTTGACCCTCGACAAGCACGGCAAGGGCATTGACGACAGTTCGTCATCCGATCCGGATGAGTTTGTCCGGATGTGCCGGATGTTGAACGCCTTTGACACGGTGCAAGGTTCCGGCCGCCGGGACATCAACCAGGGTGAGCGCATCAACATGCAGAACCTTGGGTCTTCCCTTTATGCAAGCCAGGATATTGCGGCGGGTGAAGCTTTGTCTGAAGCCAATGTGGTGGTGAAGGCACCGCGGAAGGGGTTGACCTGGGCCGATGTTCAAAAACGAGGCCTCACGGCTGTCCGGCGACCGGTGGGGGAAGGAACAGCTATTTCCGACCTGCATTTCACCGAACCCAAACCGCCGCTTGAACCGGAACTGGTGGCTTTTTGCGACGAAAAACAGCTTTCCATTCCGCTCCGTCTACACGATGCACAAGTCCTGCAGAGCCGTTTTCCGATCCAGAACAACGAGCTTCATCTGTCCTATGAAGAAGTGGCCACATTCGGTGCGTCGATGGCGGACGGATTAGAGAAACTTGATCTAACCCGGCATTATTCGATCCACATTCCCGACTACATCGACAGTAAGACGCTGATCGATCCGATGTCTGCAGAAGACGACACGCGTATCCGTAGTCTGAAGGTGATCGAAACCTGTGTCGATCTGGCGTTGGAGCTGGAGCAGCGCACCGGCGCTGGCGTCCCGATCGTCGGCAGTTTCTCAAGGCTCTTGCCGGAGGGGAAACGGGCAACATACGAACGTTTGCAACAGGTCCTTTATGAAGCCGGCCGGGACCGCGGCGCTCCGATCTATCCGCAGTGGCTGCCGCGCATTGCCTGGTATTTCGGCGGTGCGGACGTGCTCGACCTGTTCTGCGGTGAAGACGACATCGACATCATCACCGAAATCTCGATGGAAGTGTGCCTGGATCTGTCGCATCTGATTTTGTCGGCAAATTATTCGAAAGCGGACTGGCGTCAGTGGTGTGATCGGCTGATGCCGCTTGCCCGGCACATCCATATTGCCGATGCTGTAGGGATTGACGGTGAAGGCATTGAATTCGGCGAAGGCGATCTGGGTGATCCTTCGCAATACGTTGATGGGCCTGGGCGCAAGGTTCTGGAAGTGTGGCAAGGCCACCTTTCCGAGGGCGACGGCTTCGACAAGGCGATCCGGCAGTTAGGAGAACAAAATGGCTAA